One stretch of Muribaculum intestinale DNA includes these proteins:
- the rfbD gene encoding dTDP-4-dehydrorhamnose reductase translates to MKILVTGANGQLGRELREVLERDFPGQAVYTDIDELDLTDELAVKRFVEANDISHIVNCAGYTAVDKAEEDKALCYRVNVEAVRNIANAASETGAKVIHISTDYVFDGRAYRPYNEADKVNPVSQYGTTKRQGETALIALAPDSVIIRTAWLYSPHGHNFVKTMLRLGSERNEIRVVNDQIGAPTYAGDLAEAIGKVLKSHQWVPGIYHFTNSGVASWYDFTQAIFRLGGVSGCSIIPIPTEDYPTAATRPFYSVLNTSKIRATYNVETPYWMDSLDKCITRLKSQQ, encoded by the coding sequence ATGAAAATATTAGTTACCGGGGCCAATGGCCAGCTGGGACGCGAATTGCGGGAAGTGCTTGAACGTGACTTTCCGGGTCAGGCTGTCTATACTGATATAGATGAACTTGATCTGACCGATGAACTTGCGGTCAAGCGTTTTGTCGAGGCCAATGATATAAGCCACATAGTCAACTGTGCCGGCTATACGGCTGTGGACAAGGCCGAGGAAGACAAGGCTCTTTGTTATAGGGTTAATGTAGAGGCTGTTCGCAACATAGCCAATGCGGCTTCCGAGACAGGAGCGAAAGTTATTCATATATCTACCGACTATGTATTCGACGGACGCGCTTATCGACCTTACAACGAGGCCGACAAGGTAAACCCGGTGTCGCAATACGGTACCACCAAACGACAGGGCGAGACAGCCTTGATTGCTCTTGCTCCTGATAGCGTAATTATACGCACTGCATGGCTGTATTCTCCTCACGGCCACAATTTTGTGAAGACAATGCTGCGTCTTGGCTCTGAACGCAATGAAATACGAGTCGTCAATGACCAGATTGGGGCGCCGACATATGCGGGCGACCTTGCCGAAGCGATTGGAAAGGTGCTTAAATCGCATCAGTGGGTGCCTGGCATATATCATTTCACCAATTCGGGAGTCGCATCGTGGTATGATTTCACTCAAGCGATTTTTCGTCTTGGCGGAGTATCCGGTTGCTCAATTATCCCCATACCGACCGAGGATTATCCGACTGCTGCCACTCGCCCGTTCTACAGCGTATTGAACACATCAAAAATACGTGCTACATATAATGTCGAGACTCCATATTGGATGGATTCTCTTGACAAATGTATAACCCGTTTAAAAAGTCAGCAGTAA